Proteins from one Cellulosilyticum lentocellum DSM 5427 genomic window:
- a CDS encoding L,D-transpeptidase family protein, whose translation MRKYTRQTSDSYKYTLANVNLRESNTTTSNVLTVIPAGSKVQVIDSAEDWYEVIYNNQKGYVYASYLSITKYTWRDTLLRSYPAAESNPVTVVPAKSEVEVLSVVGDWSQVIYNDRKGYIFTTFLSDDGNPPTAYDFTYFYTDMTRFVNDNQIKSPTTNLITTDLENKSTYIYERGSDNLWKLLYKWECTVGKPSTPTIKGTFYVTGRKPYFGTDTYRVKYATRIKGAYYYHSILYNAEGTEVIDDRLGMALSHGCVRLATKNAQWIYDNILDSTAIVIN comes from the coding sequence ATGAGAAAGTATACCCGACAAACATCAGATTCCTATAAATATACTTTGGCTAATGTTAATCTAAGAGAAAGCAACACTACAACCTCTAATGTACTTACTGTAATCCCTGCAGGTTCAAAGGTGCAAGTTATTGATTCTGCAGAAGATTGGTATGAGGTCATCTATAACAACCAAAAAGGTTATGTCTATGCTTCTTACCTATCAATCACAAAATATACCTGGAGAGATACTCTTTTAAGGTCCTATCCAGCTGCTGAATCTAACCCAGTAACTGTCGTCCCAGCCAAATCTGAAGTAGAAGTTTTATCTGTGGTTGGGGACTGGAGTCAGGTTATCTATAATGATAGAAAAGGCTATATATTTACCACTTTTTTATCTGATGATGGTAATCCTCCGACAGCATATGATTTCACCTATTTTTACACGGATATGACTCGGTTTGTAAATGATAACCAGATTAAAAGCCCAACCACAAATCTAATTACAACAGACTTAGAAAATAAGTCTACCTATATATACGAAAGAGGTAGCGATAATCTATGGAAGCTACTTTATAAATGGGAATGTACTGTTGGAAAGCCTAGTACTCCTACAATCAAAGGGACTTTTTATGTCACTGGTAGAAAGCCTTACTTTGGCACTGACACTTATAGAGTCAAATATGCCACTAGAATCAAAGGTGCTTATTATTATCATTCCATCCTATATAATGCAGAGGGAACCGAAGTCATTGACGACCGATTAGGTATGGCTTTAAGTCACGGCTGTGTTAGATTGGCAACCAAAAATGCTCAGTGGATCTATGATAATATTCTAGATTCAACAGCTATTGTTATTAACTAA
- a CDS encoding DUF6472 family protein gives MCEDCMHLEYDEATKEYVCSVAPIMDEDDMARMSYYPSKRCPYYKIGDEYTIVRKQN, from the coding sequence ATGTGTGAGGATTGTATGCATTTAGAATATGATGAAGCCACGAAAGAGTATGTGTGCAGTGTTGCACCTATTATGGATGAAGATGATATGGCAAGAATGAGTTACTATCCTAGTAAACGATGTCCATATTATAAAATAGGTGATGAATATACTATAGTTCGTAAACAAAATTAA
- a CDS encoding GntR family transcriptional regulator — MFPIDARDSRPIYEQIIDQIKEQVMKGILKPGDQLPSVRQLASMLTVNANTVMKAYTELERQEVIETIRGKGAFIAMMPSKVISEKQIIEVRKALKSSFVAMHYMGMSKQEVMAEIEKIYDELSKEEE, encoded by the coding sequence GTGTTTCCTATAGACGCAAGGGATAGTAGACCAATTTATGAGCAGATTATTGATCAAATTAAAGAACAGGTAATGAAGGGGATTTTAAAGCCAGGAGATCAGCTACCATCTGTTAGACAACTAGCAAGTATGTTAACAGTGAATGCTAATACGGTGATGAAGGCTTATACAGAGCTTGAAAGACAGGAAGTGATTGAAACCATAAGGGGGAAGGGAGCGTTTATTGCTATGATGCCAAGTAAAGTTATTAGTGAAAAGCAGATTATAGAAGTACGTAAGGCATTAAAAAGTAGTTTTGTAGCCATGCACTATATGGGGATGAGTAAGCAAGAAGTTATGGCAGAGATTGAAAAGATTTACGATGAACTCTCAAAGGAGGAAGAGTAA